The following proteins are encoded in a genomic region of Dyadobacter sp. UC 10:
- a CDS encoding RNA polymerase sigma-70 factor: protein MQDSLNKEEQKQQNWPLNPAAQSEPEARELDANLFLRMTFKEEPCKGLELLFRKFYKPLCSHAARFVYSKQIAEDLVSEVFFQFYRTKAYENITSSYTSYLFRSVRNECYTYMQREFGRMNTIESSTEESHWDTRPQPDAEMHYNNLFLKVNDVIGRLPTQCQRVFLMSRFESKKYNEIASELHISPKTVEVHISRALRYLRTALHDEWMISSLICILSASLIEY from the coding sequence ATGCAGGATAGCCTCAACAAAGAAGAGCAAAAGCAGCAGAATTGGCCGTTAAATCCAGCAGCTCAAAGCGAACCGGAGGCCAGAGAATTGGATGCCAACCTGTTTTTGAGAATGACGTTTAAGGAAGAGCCCTGCAAAGGACTGGAATTGCTGTTTCGCAAATTCTACAAGCCTTTGTGCAGCCATGCAGCCCGGTTTGTTTATTCAAAACAAATCGCGGAGGACCTGGTAAGTGAAGTCTTTTTTCAGTTTTACCGCACCAAAGCCTATGAGAATATAACTTCCTCATACACCAGCTATCTTTTCAGGAGTGTCCGTAACGAATGCTATACCTACATGCAGCGGGAGTTTGGAAGGATGAACACCATAGAGTCATCCACCGAAGAAAGCCATTGGGACACGCGGCCGCAACCCGATGCTGAGATGCATTACAATAATCTTTTTTTAAAAGTAAATGATGTGATCGGAAGGCTCCCCACACAATGCCAGCGTGTGTTTCTGATGAGCCGGTTTGAAAGTAAAAAGTACAATGAAATCGCCAGTGAGCTTCACATATCTCCCAAGACAGTGGAAGTCCATATTTCAAGGGCACTTAGATATCTGCGTACCGCTCTCCACGATGAATGGATGATTTCGAGCCTGATCTGCATATTAAGTGCCTCACTTATTGAATACTGA
- a CDS encoding SusC/RagA family TonB-linked outer membrane protein: protein MQLKLSAKQWLAIGLTMMIQASPAANAQSLAFHSLPAKLPGAERQEMKLRNVLLNMQKHYGVEIVFEERLVGAMSISAHTVNFTESIEKNLDNVLRRSGLKYKKTRKNTFVITEADKDKKAESAKPEESALMQIPERELETAPVSLVAAIAEKQITGKVSDENGAALPGVSVLLKGTQRGTSTGAEGDFKLDIPDDQAGATLVFSFVGYKAQEVVVGNQTNLTVSMVPDDNALDEVVVVGYGTVRKSDLTGAVGVVKAEALQERPASSLSQGLSGRLSGVNVSSNSGRPGGRTTIRIRGISSLSVANDPLYVIDGVIISSPVQDVGSGRVGLVNGSSPIDYLNPNDIASIEVLKDASSTAIYGARGANGVIIVTTKRGTSGGGRVTYDSDFSLGVLPKKLPLLNAKEFLEVEDRAFLNARKYDPDAFDAAGNSTKYTDPKLKRTNPLLFDTQGNPLYDTDWQDETFKPAFTQNHQLGFTGGTEKGTFGAFLNYRNEDGLAAGSWQKRFAGRFVFDTQIKSWLKVGGTLGYTDQNEKQVDILGGGGITMMRQVLEGLPIIPVKYPDGSWASNRDYPGMEGGDSPLRVGTDVLNLLKTQTVLGNMYVAINLAEGLELRSTIGTNIINQRTDYFAPRGMKYISDNGDAYVDNNRFNSWQFENYLTYNKEFGKIHNINAMAGLSWQHMDQFRNRASTQGFTDSFFQYNNLGVGASPQAPSSYSLAYGLNSYFARLNYTLLNKYLFTFTGRADGSSKFGGNNQFAFFPSAAVAWRVMEEEFMKGVPSISNLKLRASYGVTGNSEIPAYRALAGLGNYTVIFGGVRNSGIGTGRIANPDLRWEKTQQIDVGLELGLFSNRLNFELDLYRRKVEDMLLNAPLPYSSGYANIYSNVGSMQNTGVEFALNTTNVRTEAFSWNTTFNISVNKNKVLTLANKNAPIIQGNTIIQVGEPVGSFFGRITQGTWGSDEADEAKRYGLESGDIKHQDLNNDGTINDLDRTIIGRGVPKGFGTFLNTFQYKALSLTVDLQFMYGNDVLNRSIHSAEDRQGQANSYKTVLNAWTETNQNTEIAQLRPLIAGYTTVNDSHKITDASFIRGRNLLLAYTFSPELTSRLKLDRLRVYGSVQNFFLATKYKGYDPEVSNSGDILEQGVALYDYPRPRVFMLGVNVGF, encoded by the coding sequence ATGCAACTAAAGTTATCCGCAAAACAGTGGCTGGCAATAGGACTGACGATGATGATTCAGGCCTCACCCGCGGCAAATGCGCAATCTCTTGCCTTTCATTCCTTGCCTGCGAAACTACCGGGAGCGGAAAGGCAGGAAATGAAACTGAGGAATGTCCTTTTGAATATGCAAAAGCACTATGGTGTGGAAATCGTATTTGAAGAAAGGTTGGTTGGTGCGATGAGTATATCTGCCCATACCGTCAACTTCACGGAGTCTATTGAAAAGAATCTGGATAATGTATTGCGGCGAAGCGGGTTGAAATACAAAAAAACCAGAAAAAATACTTTTGTAATTACCGAAGCTGATAAGGATAAAAAAGCCGAGTCGGCAAAACCGGAAGAGTCGGCCCTGATGCAAATTCCGGAGCGGGAACTGGAAACTGCGCCTGTTTCCCTGGTTGCCGCGATTGCTGAAAAGCAGATAACCGGTAAAGTTTCCGACGAAAACGGGGCCGCATTGCCGGGAGTCAGCGTTTTGCTGAAAGGTACGCAGCGAGGTACCTCCACCGGGGCCGAGGGTGATTTCAAACTGGACATTCCGGACGATCAGGCCGGGGCTACGCTGGTGTTCAGCTTTGTAGGTTACAAAGCGCAGGAAGTGGTAGTTGGCAATCAAACCAATCTGACCGTAAGCATGGTACCCGATGATAACGCGCTGGATGAAGTCGTGGTCGTGGGTTATGGAACAGTCAGGAAATCGGATTTGACGGGAGCAGTAGGGGTTGTAAAAGCGGAAGCTTTGCAGGAACGCCCCGCTTCTTCATTGAGCCAGGGCTTATCGGGCCGCCTCTCGGGTGTAAATGTGTCGTCCAACTCCGGAAGGCCGGGCGGAAGGACTACGATCCGGATACGCGGTATCAGCTCTTTGAGCGTTGCCAATGATCCACTTTACGTAATAGACGGGGTGATCATCAGTTCGCCTGTTCAGGATGTGGGATCGGGCAGAGTGGGACTTGTGAACGGGAGCAGCCCGATAGATTACCTCAATCCAAATGATATTGCATCTATTGAAGTTCTCAAGGACGCTTCCTCCACGGCGATTTACGGGGCCCGCGGTGCCAACGGGGTAATTATCGTCACAACAAAGCGCGGAACTTCGGGTGGCGGAAGAGTAACCTATGACTCCGATTTCAGTTTGGGTGTCCTGCCGAAAAAATTGCCTCTGCTGAATGCAAAGGAATTTCTGGAAGTAGAAGACCGTGCTTTTTTGAATGCCAGGAAATACGATCCGGATGCTTTCGATGCTGCCGGGAACAGCACAAAGTATACAGACCCGAAACTGAAAAGGACGAACCCGTTATTGTTTGACACACAGGGAAATCCGTTGTATGATACCGACTGGCAGGATGAAACATTTAAGCCGGCTTTTACACAAAACCACCAGCTCGGATTTACGGGTGGTACCGAGAAGGGAACCTTCGGAGCGTTTTTGAACTATCGTAACGAGGACGGTCTGGCGGCCGGTTCGTGGCAGAAAAGATTTGCAGGTCGTTTCGTATTTGATACCCAGATCAAAAGCTGGCTGAAAGTGGGTGGTACGCTGGGTTATACCGACCAGAACGAAAAGCAGGTGGATATCCTGGGCGGCGGAGGGATTACGATGATGCGCCAGGTACTGGAAGGACTACCGATCATCCCCGTGAAGTATCCGGACGGCAGCTGGGCCAGCAACCGGGACTATCCGGGAATGGAAGGCGGCGACAGCCCGTTGCGCGTAGGTACTGATGTGTTGAACTTACTGAAAACCCAGACCGTGCTGGGTAATATGTACGTTGCCATCAATCTGGCGGAAGGTCTGGAGCTGAGATCTACGATCGGAACCAATATCATCAACCAGCGAACTGACTACTTTGCCCCCAGAGGAATGAAGTACATTTCTGATAACGGCGATGCCTATGTCGACAATAACAGGTTTAACTCCTGGCAGTTTGAAAACTACCTGACTTATAACAAAGAATTCGGCAAAATCCATAATATCAATGCCATGGCCGGGTTGTCGTGGCAGCATATGGACCAGTTCCGAAACAGGGCAAGTACCCAGGGCTTTACGGACTCCTTTTTTCAGTATAATAACCTGGGGGTAGGAGCAAGTCCGCAGGCACCTTCCTCGTATTCACTGGCTTATGGTTTGAACTCCTATTTCGCCCGTTTGAACTACACTTTGCTTAATAAATACCTGTTCACTTTCACTGGCAGGGCTGATGGTTCGTCTAAATTCGGGGGAAATAATCAGTTTGCCTTTTTCCCTTCCGCAGCTGTGGCATGGCGGGTCATGGAAGAGGAATTCATGAAAGGTGTTCCTTCCATCTCTAACCTGAAACTCAGGGCCAGCTATGGCGTAACGGGTAACTCTGAAATACCGGCTTACAGAGCATTGGCGGGGCTTGGTAATTACACCGTAATCTTTGGCGGGGTACGGAATAGCGGGATAGGCACAGGACGTATCGCCAACCCGGATTTACGTTGGGAAAAAACACAACAGATCGATGTAGGTCTTGAATTGGGTTTGTTTTCCAACCGGTTGAATTTTGAACTGGATTTGTACCGCAGAAAAGTTGAAGATATGCTACTGAATGCGCCACTACCTTACAGCAGTGGGTACGCCAATATTTATTCGAATGTCGGAAGTATGCAAAATACGGGGGTAGAATTCGCATTGAATACCACGAACGTCAGAACGGAAGCATTTTCATGGAACACTACTTTCAATATTTCCGTGAACAAAAACAAGGTTTTAACCCTTGCCAATAAAAATGCCCCCATTATTCAGGGCAACACCATTATACAGGTGGGTGAGCCCGTGGGATCTTTTTTTGGAAGGATTACCCAAGGAACCTGGGGTAGCGACGAGGCCGATGAAGCCAAAAGATACGGCCTGGAATCCGGGGATATCAAGCACCAGGATCTGAATAACGATGGTACCATCAACGACCTCGACAGAACTATTATCGGTCGTGGTGTCCCCAAAGGGTTTGGTACATTCCTGAATACCTTCCAGTACAAGGCATTGTCGCTGACCGTTGACCTGCAATTCATGTATGGCAATGATGTTCTCAACAGGAGCATTCACTCCGCCGAAGACCGGCAGGGGCAGGCTAACAGCTACAAAACGGTACTGAATGCCTGGACAGAAACCAATCAAAATACTGAAATCGCACAACTTCGTCCGCTGATTGCCGGCTATACGACCGTTAATGACAGCCACAAAATTACAGACGCTTCCTTTATCCGTGGACGCAACCTGCTGCTGGCCTACACGTTTTCCCCTGAGTTAACTTCCAGGCTGAAATTAGACCGATTGAGAGTATACGGATCGGTTCA
- a CDS encoding FecR family protein — MRTSISKYTLFEYLSGRSNPLEKQLVMEWISNPENTETFYEWLLQYEMQSPQFHPDQEKAIVSLLQKINENVSQDEDYIETGGSVYVHKTKYPVKRILSIAACVLLTVGAGWWFRDPVMYKTYQTGYGQTTDIFLEDGSKVALNANSSLKVPRFGFSSDAREVFLAGEGEFSVSHTVDNKRFIVKTSEKFQVEVLGTQFSVFARPRGTKVALISGSVRVDYDSKRREVMMEPGDLVVLDKQGEVQVEKNQDTKTFSSWKEQRYVFDGTSLNDIAAMVEENFGIPVAIADQETRLRTITGNFKTKNADELLKTISEALDLKMSVSGDSILLSPN; from the coding sequence ATGAGAACATCTATATCTAAATACACGCTTTTTGAATATTTGTCGGGCCGGTCGAACCCGCTGGAGAAGCAGCTCGTCATGGAGTGGATTTCCAATCCGGAAAATACCGAAACCTTTTACGAATGGCTGTTACAGTACGAAATGCAAAGCCCTCAGTTCCATCCTGATCAGGAAAAAGCAATTGTTTCACTTCTGCAAAAGATCAATGAGAACGTTAGCCAGGATGAGGATTATATCGAGACAGGTGGGAGCGTATATGTGCACAAAACCAAATATCCTGTCAAGCGGATATTGTCGATAGCCGCTTGCGTTTTGCTGACTGTTGGCGCAGGATGGTGGTTTCGTGACCCTGTTATGTATAAAACGTACCAGACAGGTTACGGGCAAACGACAGACATTTTCCTCGAAGACGGAAGCAAAGTGGCCCTCAATGCCAATTCTTCCCTGAAAGTACCCCGCTTTGGTTTCAGCAGCGATGCGAGAGAGGTTTTCCTGGCGGGCGAGGGTGAATTTAGTGTGAGCCATACAGTTGACAACAAACGGTTTATCGTTAAAACTTCGGAGAAGTTTCAGGTGGAAGTACTCGGAACGCAATTCTCCGTATTTGCCCGGCCAAGGGGTACCAAAGTGGCGCTTATCAGCGGGAGCGTGCGGGTAGATTATGACTCTAAAAGAAGAGAGGTCATGATGGAACCGGGAGATCTTGTCGTCCTGGACAAGCAGGGCGAAGTTCAGGTGGAAAAAAACCAGGATACCAAAACTTTCTCGTCCTGGAAAGAGCAACGCTATGTTTTTGATGGCACATCCCTAAATGATATCGCTGCGATGGTTGAAGAGAATTTCGGGATCCCGGTTGCCATAGCGGACCAGGAGACGCGGTTACGGACTATTACCGGAAATTTTAAAACCAAAAATGCTGATGAGCTCTTAAAAACGATATCGGAAGCGCTCGATCTGAAAATGAGCGTTTCCGGAGATTCAATTCTTCTAAGTCCCAATTAA
- a CDS encoding HD domain-containing protein, producing MELTNLLKQIEFIKEVDKLKYIIRKTKLLNSDRNENDAEHSWHLALMAVILSGHANFQIDLLKVIKMLLIHDIVEIDAGDTFIYDVNKSHSNTEEERKAANRIFGILPDDQASELIAIWEEFEEGQTNEAKFARAMDRLEPLLQNTSNNGGTWNEFGVNYEKVHSKKQVIQQGSDLIWKYAEQLINDSVEKGILKK from the coding sequence ATGGAATTGACTAACCTTTTAAAGCAAATTGAGTTCATCAAGGAAGTGGACAAGCTTAAATACATTATTCGTAAAACGAAACTGTTAAACAGTGACCGGAACGAAAATGACGCGGAGCATAGCTGGCACCTTGCTTTGATGGCCGTTATTTTATCCGGGCACGCCAACTTTCAGATTGACCTGCTCAAAGTAATTAAAATGCTGCTGATCCACGATATCGTCGAAATAGACGCCGGCGACACCTTCATCTATGACGTAAACAAAAGCCACAGCAATACGGAAGAAGAAAGAAAAGCTGCCAACCGGATCTTCGGGATATTGCCGGACGATCAGGCAAGTGAATTGATTGCTATTTGGGAAGAATTTGAAGAGGGGCAAACAAATGAAGCCAAATTCGCCCGGGCTATGGACCGACTGGAACCGTTGCTTCAGAATACTTCAAACAATGGCGGCACGTGGAATGAGTTCGGCGTGAACTATGAAAAGGTGCACAGCAAAAAACAGGTTATCCAGCAGGGCTCCGATCTGATCTGGAAATACGCAGAGCAGCTGATCAATGACAGTGTTGAAAAGGGTATTTTAAAGAAGTAA
- a CDS encoding TFIIB-type zinc ribbon-containing protein, whose protein sequence is MKCPSCNETLLMSDKKGIEIDYCPNCRGIWLDRGELEKIIERSADHYSKKENYDSDYKKYGYGEYRSDHGHKYPHKKKSFLSELFD, encoded by the coding sequence ATGAAGTGTCCATCTTGCAACGAAACGCTCTTGATGAGCGATAAAAAAGGAATTGAAATTGACTATTGCCCCAACTGTCGTGGCATTTGGCTCGACCGGGGCGAACTGGAAAAGATAATCGAGCGCTCGGCTGACCATTACTCAAAAAAGGAAAACTACGACTCCGATTACAAAAAGTACGGTTATGGCGAGTACCGATCCGATCACGGGCATAAGTACCCGCATAAAAAGAAGTCCTTTTTGAGCGAACTATTTGACTAG